In Cydia amplana chromosome 13, ilCydAmpl1.1, whole genome shotgun sequence, a single genomic region encodes these proteins:
- the LOC134653652 gene encoding uncharacterized protein K02A2.6-like: MANANIGILTIFDHAGQSWKSYKGRIQQFFLANDLDETTDATGKKRKAILLSALSEGTYKLIEDLALPKQLESVPFEDILTLLDGHFTPTRVGFGERHKFYSASQQVGESHTQWAARLRGLTAHCDFVNVEEALRDRFLIGMLPGREKEKLYAQNLKDLTLAKAVQLAETIRCASAGAVASGSEPGADQLLKISKNPKKTEGVAKVPCTVCGYTNHKTAECRFTNFVCKKCHVKGHLRRMCKVKYVNMGPEDEGDDDDGKIYFIRSFRGEPMVETVTIRKKEFKFEIDTGSAVTVVPQNTYNKSFSDIPLRSTNKRLHGYSGERIRCIGMIPLPISYAGSTHSINAYVVCDEGPALLGRDFTSTFNLQLTPVHYCSDETIVKRLQKEYPQLFSDELGCYNKTKIKLTLKENSKPVFIKARPIAFALRDKIDKEIDRLVNLGVLVPVEHSKYASPIVPVLKRNGTVRLCVDYSVSINKQLVVEQYPLPTANELFSKLCGGKQFSKLDLSMAYNQFMLDEASQKITCINTHRGLYKYTRLVFGLSSAPAIFQRAMEGLLAGMDGVLCLLDDVLITGSDEKQHLERLHAVLKRLQSAGLTLQREKCVFFQNEVSYLGYVINKNGLKKSSDKVEAMVNAPKPKNVNELQSFLGLVNYYRNFVPEASTILSPLYDLLKKGIKWHWASEHDNAFETIKSVLASDQVLAHFNPNAKVILTVDASPTGLSAILSQIESDGTERPVSFASRSLNAAEKRYSQLQKEATSIVFGIRRYHQYLYGRSVPFVLRTDHKPLTSIFHPERGIPEVSANRLQRYAMFLSGYNYVIEYVRSADNSADYLSRACLPPPRGGGEDATRVNPRDDWDRAAYICFVTDGNLPISVNELRNETSKDIVLQQVIKYTVNGWPHKINDNKIKPFFLCRTQLSIENGCVMRGHKVVIPERLRGKVLSELHTSHLGIVKTKAEARSRLWFPGIDEAIEKMIGSCDVCIQLRPSPARVPLAHWDLPPTVFFRLHIDFLGPINNHTYLIVVDAYSKWVEVYDMGSSTSSISVIDKLCDFFSRFGLPAVIVSDNGASFCSHEFTAFCNLNGIQHMTSPAYHPASNGQAESMVKVIKKGIKSSLLTGRNVRDSKVKLLQYLFNYRNSVHSTTGSSPTELVYGRKLKTRLDLLHPVTPTPSSLSVTLANVVKNKQCSQNNKLNRKNNETFTTGERVLYKKFTNKNKFTWSKGVVERRLGKVLYLIKDITSSVFIKKHKNHILKYKGTENNWDYCDALDCDLPETSLPSALQTPPPPPLS; this comes from the exons atggcaAATGCTAATATCggtattttaactatttttgaTCACGCTGGCCAAAGTTGGAAGAGCTACAAAGGCAGgattcaacaattttttttggctaatgatcTGGACGAGACGACAGATGCTACGGGGAAGAAGAGAAAAGCCATTCTTTTAAGCGCACTCAGCGAAGGCACGTATAAATTAATTGAGGATTTAGCGTTGCCGAAGCAATTGGAAAGCGTGCCATTCGAGGACATTTTGACACTCTTGGACGGACATTTTACACCGACACGGGTGGGCTTCGGGGAGCGTCATAAGTTCTACTCCGCGTCACAGCAGGTAGGCGAGTCTCACACGCAATGGGCGGCGAGGCTCCGTGGTCTAACTGCACACTGTGACTTCGTGAATGTGGAAGAGGCACTGCGTGACCGGTTCCTGATAGGCATGTTGCCAGGTCGGGAGAAGGAAAAGCTTTATGCCCAAAACTTAAAAGATTTGACGCTCGCTAAAGCAGTCCAGTTGGCAGAAACTATTCGGTGTGCCAGCGCGGGGGCTGTGGCGTCGGGTTCCGAACCCGGTGCTGATCAGCTGTTGAAGATATCGAAGAACCCGAAGAAAACCGAAGGTGTCGCGAAGGTTCCGTGCACGGTTTGCGGTTACACAAATCATAAGACTGCAGAGTGTCGTTTTACAAATTTCGTGTGCAAAAAGTGTCATGTAAAGGGACATTTGCGTAGAATGTGTAAAGTGAAATACGTTAATATGGGACCAGAGGATGAGGGCGATGACGACGACggtaagatttattttattcgttCATTTCGCGGAGAGCCTATGGTCGAAACCGTTACTATTCGTAAAAAagaatttaaatttgaaattgacACTGGCAGTGCCGTCACGGTTGTACCgcaaaatacatacaataagAGTTTTAGTGACATTCCCTTAAGATCCACGAACAAAAGGTTGCACGGTTATTCTGGGGAACGCATTCGGTGTATAGGAATGATTCCGTTACCCATTTCATATGCGGGGAGCACGCATTCGATAAATGCATATGTAGTCTGTGATGAGGGCCCCGCACTACTAGGAAGAGATTtcacttctacatttaatttacaattaacCCCTGTGCATTATTGTAGTGACGAAACTATAGTTAAAAGGTTGCAAAAAGAGTATCCTCAACTTTTCTCGGATGAACTTGGGTgttacaataaaactaaaattaaattaaccttAAAGGAAAACTCcaaaccggtttttattaaagCGCGGCCGATCGCGTTCGCGTTGCGAGATAAGATCGATAAGGAGATAGATAGGCTAGTCAATCTAGGCGTTCTCGTTCCGGTCGAACACTCCAAATATGCCTCCCCAATTGTTCCCGTATTAAAACGAAACGGAACCGTTAGACTATGTGTAGATTACTCGGTGAGTATAAATAAACAGCTAGTCGTTGAGCAATACCCGCTACCTACCGCAAATGAGTTATTTTCCAAACTTTGTGGTGGCAAACAATTTTCTAAACTCGATTTATCGATGGCATATAATCAGTTTATGCTCGACGAGGCCTCACAAAAAATAACGTGTATAAATACACACCGAGGcctttataaatatacaaggtTAGTGTTCGGTCTGTCCTCGGCACCAGCGATTTTTCAGCGTGCTATGGAGGGGCTACTAGCGGGCATGGATGGCGTGTTGTGTTTATTGGACGACGTGCTCATCACGGGCAGTGATGAAAAACAGCACCTAGAACGGTTGCACGCAGTTCTTAAGCGGTTGCAATCAGCAGGGTTAACCCTACAAAGGGAAAAGTGCGTGTTTTTTCAGAACGAAGTTTCATACTTAGggtatgtcataaataaaaacgggttaaaaaaatcatcGGACAAAGTAGAAGCGATGGTAAATGCACCAAAACCTAAAAATGTTAATGAGTTACAGTCTTTCTTAGGGCTCGTGAACTATTACCGGAATTTCGTACCGGAAGCATCAACAATCCTGAGTCCGTTGTACGACTTATTAAAAAAAGGTATAAAGTGGCATTGGGCTAGCGAGCATGACAACGCGTTTGAAACAATTAAAAGTGTCTTAGCGTCAGATCAGGTACTTGCGCATTTCAATCCTAATGCGAAGGTCATCTTAACAGTTGATGCATCCCCTACCGGCCTATCTGCCATTTTATCACAAATCGAATCAGATGGCACCGAAAGACCGGTTTCGTTTGCCTCGCGCAGCCTTAACGCGGCCGAAAAACGTTACTCGCAGTTACAGAAGGAAGCCACTAGTATCGTGTTTGGTATACGTCGATATCACCAGTACCTGTACGGAAGGTCGGTACCCTTCGTTTTACGTACAGACCACAAGCCCTTAACCAGCATTTTTCATCCCGAGCGTGGCATTCCCGAAGTATCTGCGAATAGATTGCAGAGATACGCAATGTTTCTAAGTGGCTATAATTACGTCATAGAATACGTACGCAGCGCTGATAACAGCGCGGACTACTTGTCGCGGGCTTGCCTGCCGCCGCCGCGGGGGGGCGGGGAAGATGCAACTCGGGTCAACCCGCGCGATGATTGGGATCGAGCTGCATACATTTGTTTTGTCACGGATGGTAATTTGCCTATTTCTGTTAATGAGCTCCGTAATGAAACTAGTAAAGACATTGTGCTCCAACAGGTAATTAAGTATACCGTAAATGGCTGGCCTCATAAAATTaacgataataaaataaaaccattttttttatgtcGCACACAACTATCAATTGAGAACGGGTGTGTTATGAGGGGCCATAAAGTAGTTATACCGGAAAGGTTGCGGGGGAAAGTGTTGTCTGAATTACATACCTCTCACTTAGGTATCGTTAAAACTAAAGCGGAGGCACGTTCAAGGTTATGGTTTCCCGGTATAGATGAGGCGATAGAAAAAATGATAGGTTCGTGCGACGTTTGCATTCAATTACGCCCATCTCCGGCGCGGGTGCCATTAGCACATTGGGACCTACCCCCCACGGTATTTTTTAGGCTCCACATTGATTTTCTGGGTCCCATAAATAACCACACATATTTAATCGTTGTGGATGCATATTCCAAATGGGTGGAGGTCTATGATATGGGAAGCTCGACATCATCAATTTCGGTCATAGATAaattatgtgattttttttcaagGTTCGGATTACCTGCGGTAATCGTAAGTGATAACGGTGCATCTTTTTGTTCGCACGAATTTACCGCCTTTTGTAACTTAAACGGTATACAACACATGACGTCACCGGCATACCACCCGGCCAGTAATGGCCAGGCGGAAAGTATGGtcaaagttattaaaaaagGAATCAAATCGAGTTTACTAACAGGTCGTAATGTACGGGATAGTAAGGTTAAACTATTACAGTACTTGTTCAATTACAGGAACTCCGTTCATTCTACCACCGGCTCTTCACCAACTGAACTAGTGTATGGTCGCAAACTAAAAACGCGTTTAGATTTACTGCACCCGGTTACGCCAACGCCCTCATCCTTATCGGTCACCCTTGCTAATGTTGTCAAAAATAAACAGTGTTCGCAGAATAACAAGTTGAATAGGAAAAACAATGAAACCTTTACAACCGGTGAACGCGTTCTATAcaaaaaattcactaataaaaacAAGTTCACTTGGTCGAAAGGTGTAGTTGAAAGAAGACTAGGTaaagttttatacttaataaaagACATTACTTCTTCagtgtttattaaaaaacataaaaatcataTACTTAAGTACAAAGGTACAGAAAATAACTGGGACTATTGTGACGCACTGGATTGTGACTTACCTGAGACATCCTTACCCTCTGCACTtcaaacgccgccgccgccacc GTTATCCTAG